A region of Lycium barbarum isolate Lr01 chromosome 3, ASM1917538v2, whole genome shotgun sequence DNA encodes the following proteins:
- the LOC132631396 gene encoding putative pectinesterase/pectinesterase inhibitor 26 translates to MESMNLVKGYGKVNASEDPSSIPTRRAAHKRRLTIALSLTLFLTLLICALGGAFIHASTPSSPDPLKIVCAVTQHPGSCFDSISSLNTNQPKPDPEYFLNLSLQAIVKELTNVTLLPKALISKVNDPGTVSALKDCISLFDDALSQLNESAELLNVGPGESALTVMKVNNMQTWISAAMTDQDTCLEGLDEMGSPLVGEVKARVQNAKEYMSNTLAILSNMPNLLQKFGVTMH, encoded by the coding sequence ATGGAATCTATGAATTTAGTCAAAGGCTATGGCAAAGTCAACGCTTCTGAAGATCCATCTTCCATCCCCACTCGCAGAGCCGCCCACAAACGTCGCCTCACCATCGCCCTCTCTCTCACTCTCTTCCTAACTTTACTCATCTGCGCATTAGGCGGCGCGTTCATCCACGCGTCCACACCGTCATCACCCGACCCCCTCAAAATCGTGTGCGCAGTGACTCAGCATCCCGGGTCATGTTTTGACTCCATTTCCTCCCTCAACACCAACCAGCCCAAACCCGACCCGGAATACTTCCTCAACCTCTCTCTTCAAGCTATCGTTAAGGAATTAACGAACGTCACTCTGTTGCCAAAAGCTTTAATCTCGAAAGTCAATGACCCGGGAACCGTATCCGCGTTGAAAGACTGTATTAGCCTTTTCGATGACGCGTTGAGTCAACTCAACGAGTCGGCTGAGTTATTAAATGTGGGTCCCGGTGAGAGTGCGTTGACTGTGATGAAGGTGAATAACATGCAGACGTGGATAAGTGCGGCGATGACTGATCAGGACACGTGTCTTGAGGGATTGGATGAGATGGGATCGCCGTTGGTTGGGGAAGTGAAAGCGAGGGTGCAGAATGCTAAGGAGTATATGAGTAACACCTTAGCTATTCTCAGTAATATGCCTAACCTTCTTCAAAAGTTTGGCGTCACTATGCATTGA
- the LOC132634211 gene encoding transcription factor PRE3-like — protein MSSRRRSNNSRFTQDEINDLVLKLQSLLPNSSSSRCNSGVPASKILEETCNYIRMLHSQVDDLSEKLSQILASLDTVTADLVDTLISLLQQ, from the exons ATGTCTAGTAGGAGAAGATCAAATAATTCAAGATTCACTCAAGATGAGATTAATGATCTTGTCTTGAAACTACAATCTCTCTTGCCAAATTCCTCTTCATCAAGGTGCAACTCTGGG GTACCAGCATCAAAGATACTGGAAGAAACGTGCAATTATATCAGAATGCTGCACAGTCAGGTGGATGATCTCAGTGAGAAACTCTCCCAAATACTGGCTTCACTGGACACCGTTACTGCTGATCTTGTAGACACTTTAATAAGTCTTCttcaacagtaa
- the LOC132632656 gene encoding RINT1-like protein MAG2 isoform X2 produces the protein MIKGETALKLDTLVGDIEDAVSSTVKRTLRREPSTKSSEEIRVVAIRTLKLTEDTLRLVAKTHPQWTRLVSAVDHRVDRSLAILRPQAIADHRSLLTSLGWPPPLSTLNSLGPESKGSTDVQNPLFTMKGNLKQQYCESFLALCSLQELQRQRKSRQLEGQNREIVLNQPLWAIEELVNPISIASQRHFSKWVDKPEYIFALVYKVTRDYVDSMDELLQPLVDEAMLSGYSCREEWISAMGTSLSTYLAKEIFPMYASQLVDEESTSGMHSQARISWLHLIDQMIAFDKRVQTLASHSGILFSLQEDGKLEKLSSFSVFIDRPDWLDLWADIELTDAFDKLKPEIENERSWSTHGVSVLSAQEDSKSPAIASAFHQRFSSVIDRCRSLPSIQLRSRFLKLSGAPIIHRFLGCLLFRCQEAEGLTALTDNDALMKVAKSVNAARYFESLLKEWCEDIFFLELGLDQVTQLDTSTDGNGFGSEESSGNGILYEETKKLEEFRTRWVEKLSTVVLRGFDVCCRDYLKNKKQWQEKGEEGWMVSQSFVGALDYLQGKMSVLEEGLNRMDFVGVWRSLAPGLDKLIFNGILMTNAKFSDGGVERLSNDLAVLFGVFGAWCLRPEGFFPKLSEGLKLLKMGKKQLQNCLVGGEIWLKENKVRHLTAAETEKVAKNRI, from the exons ATGATAAAAGGAG AGACGGCATTGAAGCTTGATACTTTGGTTGGTGACATCGAAGATGCTGTCTCGTCCACCGTGAAGAGAACTCTGAGGAGAGAACCATCGACAAAAAGTTCAGAA GAGATACGGGTTGTTGCCATCAGAACACTAAAGTTAACTGAAGACACACTAAGATTAGTGGCAAAAACACATCCTCAGTGGACACGGCTTGTGTCAGCAGTTGATCATAGAGTTGATCGATCTCTAGCCATTTTAAGACCTCAGGCTATTGCAGATCACAGATCCCTTCTGACTTCCCTTGGCTGGCCTCCACCTCTGTCCACTTTAAATTCCTTAGGCCCAGAGTCAAAGGGGTCAACTGATGTCCAGAATCCACTTTTCACAATGAAAGGGAACCTTAAACAACAATATTGTGAAAGTTTTCTAGCATTGTGCAGTCTGCAGGAACTGCAGCGGCAAAGAAAATCTCGTCAACTTGAGGGACAGAATAGAGAAATTGTGTTGAACCAGCCACTTTGGGCCATTGAAGAGCTTGTCAATCCTATATCAATTGCATCTCAGCGCCACTTCTCCAAGTGGGTTGATAAACCAGAGTACATATTTGCCCTTGTATACAAGGTGACTCGGGATTATGTTGATTCCATGGACGAGTTACTTCAGCCACTGGTGGATGAGGCGATGCTGTCAGGTTACAGTTGCAGAGAAGAATGGATCTCAGCTATGGGTACTTCTCTATCAACGTACTTGGCAAAAGAAATATTTCCCATGTATGCTAGTCAGCTGGTGGATGAAGAGAGCACAAGTGGAATGCACTCGCAGGCTAGGATATCCTGGCTCCATCTTATTGATCAGATGATAGCATTTGATAAGCGAGTCCAAACTCTTGCTTCACACTCGGGTATCTTGTTTTCTTTGCAGGAAGATGGAAAACTAGAGAAACTTTCATCATTTTCTGTATTTATTGACAGGCCTGATTGGCTTGACTTGTGGGCTGATATAGAGCTTACTGATGCATTTGATAAATTGAAACCTGAGATTGAGAATGAAAGAAGTTGGTCGACGCATGGAGTTTCTGTTCTATCAGCCCAAGAAGACAGCAAGTCTCCAGCGATTGCCAGTGCCTTTCATCAGCGTTTTTCGTCTGTTATTGATCGCTGTCGATCACTGCCTAGCATACAGTTGCGTTCAAGATTTTTGAAATTGAGTGGGGCACCAATAATACACAGGTTTTTGGGCTGTTTGCTTTTCAGGTGCCAAGAAGCTGAAGGGTTAACTGCCTTGACAGATAATGATGCTTTGATGAAAGTTGCTAAGTCTGTAAATGCTGCACGTTATTTTGAGTCTCTTTTAAAGGAATGGTGCGAAGATATCTTTTTTCTTGAGTTGGGGCTGGACCAGGTTACTCAGTTGGACACATCTACGGATGGAAATGGTTTTGGTTCAGAGGAATCATCTGGAAATGGAATTCTTTATGAAGAAACAAAGAAGTTGGAAGAATTTAGAACAAGGTGGGTTGAGAAGCTGTCTACGGTTGTTTTGAGGGGATTCGATGTTTGCTGCAGAGATTATCTAAAGAACAAGAAGCAGTGGCAGGAAAAAGGTGAAGAAGGGTGGATGGTATCCCAGTCTTTTGTTGGGGCATTAGATTATCTGCAAGGAAAGATGTCAGTACTTGAAGAAGGTTTGAACAGAATGGACTTTGTTGGGGTCTGGAGAAGTTTGGCCCCTGGGCTAGACAAGTTAATTTTTAATGGTATTTTGATGACCAATGCTAAGTTTTCTGACGGCGGAGTTGAGAGGCTTAGCAATGATTTGGCAGTTTTATTCGGGGTGTTTGGAGCTTGGTGTTTAAGACCTGAGGGTTTCTTCCCCAAATTGAGTGAAGGTCTGAAGCTATTGAAAATGGGAAAGAAGCAGCTCCAGAATTGTTTGGTAGGAGGTGAAATATGGTTAAAAGAGAACAAGGTAAGGCATTTGACAGCAGCCGAGACAGAAAAAGTAGCAAAGAATAGGATATAA